From Demequina capsici, one genomic window encodes:
- a CDS encoding alpha/beta fold hydrolase produces the protein MSVIPDGTPVVLLNAFPVDRAQWDPLIDAMADIDALPGDVISFDMPGIGEMPIPDEEPSLELIADAAVAAMRETTGHDAAVWIGCSMGGYVAMAVAERHPDAVAGLGLIATRSTADTREAHENRLAMAAAMDGAPGVPDPRAMAEDLVGTQGPGRAALVDAIAANIATHSGAGIAWGQRAMAARPDRTAVLAEIDGPAVVIGGEHDKLVSSHDIAVMAEALFIEPVLVYGVGHLAAFEAPQEVARLLAPLTAG, from the coding sequence CGCTGATCGACGCGATGGCGGACATCGATGCCCTTCCCGGCGACGTGATCTCCTTCGACATGCCTGGTATCGGAGAGATGCCCATCCCGGATGAGGAGCCGTCGCTCGAGCTGATCGCCGATGCGGCGGTGGCGGCGATGCGCGAGACCACCGGCCACGACGCCGCCGTGTGGATCGGCTGCTCGATGGGCGGCTATGTGGCGATGGCCGTCGCGGAGCGCCACCCCGACGCTGTGGCCGGCCTGGGGCTCATCGCCACCCGAAGCACCGCCGACACCAGGGAGGCGCACGAGAACCGCCTGGCGATGGCAGCCGCCATGGACGGCGCTCCGGGAGTCCCCGATCCGCGCGCGATGGCGGAGGACCTGGTCGGCACGCAGGGGCCCGGGCGCGCGGCACTCGTCGATGCGATCGCCGCGAACATCGCCACGCACTCGGGTGCCGGCATCGCTTGGGGGCAGCGCGCCATGGCAGCACGTCCCGACCGCACCGCGGTCCTGGCGGAGATCGACGGCCCCGCGGTCGTCATCGGGGGAGAGCACGACAAGCTCGTCTCGTCGCACGACATCGCGGTGATGGCGGAGGCGCTGTTCATCGAGCCGGTGCTCGTGTACGGAGTCGGACACCTCGCGGCATTCGAGGCGCCCCAGGAGGTCGCTCGCCTGCTCGCACCGCTCACCGCTGGCTGA